A window from Drosophila nasuta strain 15112-1781.00 chromosome 3, ASM2355853v1, whole genome shotgun sequence encodes these proteins:
- the LOC132792973 gene encoding rab GTPase-activating protein 1-like isoform X1, producing MDDNLSTKSSESSITTSGEYEIVTDSNVATPLEQVAPSTVAVADAVAADEKVTESLTALSLSPVGGAGGDRSPTLDMANNRNLSDMKHEMTDALRDLELERNGLAATAATTAAATIAVAHKTRHQQQPRSQPQQQQQQLQQKQQQQQQKSLTLPLAGRKTQTEATAGDNDMRFKCNLFSPKACDESEDASNSEHNRVGQSVFYDCIDASPACIEEKQDAMKPEKCDTTDEEVSEIDQGCTIFAGVTYLGAANINAPKSETDVYRIMSELNSGSKSVGLKITVSIPNCSDGLVVLHDAESNTIIATYEISSIILYYRGPVDTAENGCFAFTWLHGDALFQCHVFRCHIPEAVNQVSACFQKAFQTYAPSMSCSLTSAVDMVNSVTSDVSGNPLNTAGYEFIVSLEIREKVAKNSYAAVPRDRGCFKLRANTDKEVCITVKQTASNVLQPLYIERCFGVLVAPGKLVVQKDMHLIDMLNMGYVTTPSAGNEPDNVSACLNAYAIRAEWKAQEKAFEQLNLETSKTNLTVAVDIVMRGIQEPVRFVIETPVTIQSASDMRIMDHFMSKRPMTLRFYLHLKRTDELNWKVNSIDPSEEIIEQGSGQHGSSSLLKLGMNNLSRIVRSSSIASIEDDCPTDYSSDGDEPLLSGTGEVSKDCSQDTLDEWDPILREWDSEKRPKNLAPLVRLGVPEALREKIWQKLANVEGKVEMNDMYKILITKETKCETVIQRDIHRTFPAHKCFKESGGSGQDALFKVSKAYAVHDSEVGYCQGLSFIAASLLLHMPEEDAFCVLVSLMYDYGLRDLYKAGFEVLYLRLYQLERLIKDQLPKLHEHFTACGIETHMYASQWFLTLYTARFPLCFVFHVLDVFLLDGLPVLFQVAVTLLSICEADLRQLDFEGILKYFRVTLPKKCRSSSQARKVMKQACERKIKKLKQYEEEFLLKKQHKERLEKEAQIYESRFGEERRKLQSEIDSLTQQLTAANERAVEKEMKHTSIKQEYKQIIQRQEQDMNTLNETLGKVMHTVSKCAHCLQQIDVGNDNAKQQPTAAANRLSQPLGAANEAPLGPLDPLNAAAQRIRELELELAQAKLAQVEAECKNQDLNHQLNNTMSELQTNRNSWQPWLSKTFNSLQEKVTTRAAGSQRGDHTGATFQSYMGQPPATMSEASSPSANQEYKTFAFASVGGSPKLPTKFQATKLRNSIDSLRNIVVPLEQVTARRET from the exons ATGGATGATAATCTAAGCACCAAATCATCGGAGTCTTCGATAACAACCAGTGGGGAATATGAAATTGTCACCGACAGCAATGTGGCCACACCATTGGAGCAAGTGGCGCCCTCTACAGTCGCCGTCGCTGATGCAGTTGCTGCAGACGAAAAGGTAACCGAATCGCTAACTGCACTTTCCCTATCGCCAGTGGGAGGCGCCGGCGGTGATCGTTCACCTACCTTGGACATGGCAAACAATCGCAACCTGAGCGATATGAAGCACGAAATGACAGATGCACTACGAGACTTGGAGTTGGAGCGCAATGGcctggcagcaacagcagcgacaacggcagcagcaaccatcG CTGTCGCCCATAAGACGCGTCACCAACAGCAACCGAGAtcacaaccacagcagcaacaacaacaactacaacaaaaacaacagcagcagcaacagaaatcATTGACTTTGCCATTGGCTGGGAGAAAAACGCAAACGGAAGCAACCGCAGGCGACAACGACATGCgctttaaatgtaatttattctCACCGAAAGCTTGCGATGAATCCGAGGACGCGTCGAACTCGGAACACAATCGTGTGGGTCAGTCGGTGTTCTACGATTGCATCGATGCTAGTCCAGCTTGTATCGAGGAGAAACAAGACGCCATGAAGCCCGAGAAGTGCGACACTACCGATGAGGAAG TTTCAGAGATTGATCAGGGCTGCACCATCTTTGCTGGCGTCACCTATTTGGGTGCTGCAAATATCAATGCACCCAAATCGGAAACAGATGTCTATCGCATCATGAGCGAACTCAACAGCGGCTCCAAGTCGGTGGGACTCAAGATTACGGTCAGCATACCCAACTGCTCTGATGGTCTTGTAGT ccTGCACGATGCCGAAAGCAATACCATTATCGCTACCTATGAGATCTCGAGCATTATATTGTATTATCGCGGACCCGTCGATACCGCTGAGAATGGATGCTTCGCCTTCACATGGCTGCATGGAGATGCGCTGTTTCAGTGCCATGTATTCCGTTGCCACATTCCGGAAGCGGTGAATCAAGTGAGCG CCTGCTTCCAGAAGGCATTCCAGACATACGCGCCCAGCATGAGCTGCAGCCTCACTTCGGCTGTCGATATGGTCAACTCCGTGACGTCGGATGTCAGTGGAAATCCCCTGAATACCGCTGGCTATGAATTCATTGTCTCGCTGGAGATACGCGAAAAGGTAGCGAAGAATTCGTATGCAGCTGTACCGCGTGATCGTGGTTGCTTTAAGCTGCGTGCAAATACAGACAAAGAAGTGTGCATCACTGTCAAGCAGACAGCCTCAAATGTGCTCCAACCACTATATATTGAACGCTGCTTCGGCGTGCTCGTTGCACCGGGCAAGTTGGTGGTGCAGAAGGATATGCACCTCATTGATATGCTAAACATGGGCTATGTAACGACACCAAGCGCTGGCAACGAGCCGGATAATGTGAGTGCCTGCCTCAATGCATACGCCATACGCGCCGAATGGAAAGCACAGGAAAAGGCCTTTGAGCAGTTGAATCTGGAGACGTCCAAAACCAATCTGACGGTGGCCGTTGACATTGTTATGCGCGGCATTCAGGAGCCGGTGCGCTTTGTCATCGAGACACCTGTTACGATTCAATCAGCCAGCGATATGCGTATCATGGATCACTTTATGTCCAAGCGTCCCATGACATTGCGCTTCTACTTGCATCTTAAGCGCACCGATGAGCTCAACTGGAAGGTGAACAGCATTGATCCATCCGAGGAGATCATCGAACAGGGAAGCGGTCAACATGGAAGCTCATCGCTGCTGAAGTTGGGCATGAATAATTTATCGCGCATTGTGCGCAGCTCGTCCATAGCCTCCATTGAGGATGATTGCCCCACAGACTACAGCAGCGATGGCGACGAACCGCTGCTCAGCGGCACCGGTGAAGTATCCAAGGATTGCTCGCAGGATACGCTTGATGAATGGGATCCCATTTTACGCGAATGGGATAGCGAAAAGCGGCCCAAGAATCTGGCGCCATTGGTGCGCCTAGGTGTGCCTGAAGCATTGCGCGAAAAGATCTGGCAAAAGTTGGCCAATGTGGAGGGCAAAGTGGAAATGAATGACATGTACAAGATTCTCATCACCAAA GAAACCAAATGCGAGACAGTCATACAGCGGGATATTCATCGCACGTTTCCGGCGCACAAATGTTTCAAAGAGAGCGGCGGCTCTGGTCAGGATGCCCTGTTCAAGGTGTCCAAAGCGTATGCCGTCCATGACAGCGAGGTTGGCTATTGCCAGGGCCTCAGTTTTATAGCAGCTAGCTTGCTGTTGCAT ATGCCAGAGGAAGATGCCTTCTGCGTGCTGGTCTCGTTGATGTATGATTACGGACTACGCGATTTGTACAAGGCTGGCTTCGAAGTTCTCTATCTGCGCCTCTATCAACTGGAACGCCTCATCAAGGATCAGCTACCCAAGTTGCATGAACATTTCACGGCATGTGGCATTGAGACGCACATGTACGCCTCCCAGTGGTTCCTAACGCTCTACACGGCTCGTTTTCCGCTCTGCTTTGTATTCCACGTACTGGACGTATTCCTGCTCGACGGTTTGCCTGTACTATTCCAGGTGGCTGTGACATTGCTGTCCATTTGTGAAGCTGACTTGCGTCAACTGGATTTCGAAGGCATACTCAAGTATTTCAGGGTGACACTGCCCAAAAAGTGTCGCAGCTCAAGTCAAGCACGCAAAGTCATGAAGCAAGCGTGTGAGCGTAAAATTAAGAAACTCAAGCAGTACGAAGAAGAGTTTCTGCTCAAGAAACAGCACAAAGAGCGTCTGGAGAAGGAGGCCCAAATCTATGAGAGTCGCTTTGGCGAAGAGCGACGTAAATTGCAGTCCGAGATTGATTCACTCACACAACAACTGACGGCAGCCAATGAGCGTGCTGTGGAGAAAGAAATGAAGCACACAAGTATCAAACAGGAATATAAACAAATCATACAGCGACAGGAGCAGGACATGAACACGCTCAACGAGACTTTGGGCAAGGTGATG CATACGGTTTCGAAATGCGCGCATTGCTTGCAACAGATTGACGTGGGCAACGACAATGCTAAGCAGCAGCCGACAGCAGCTGCGAATCGTCTGTCGCAGCCACTAGGCGCTGCTAATGAGGCGCCACTTGGTCCCCTAGATCCACTCAATGCAGCAGCTCAACGCATACGCgaactggagctggagttggCGCAGGCCAAGCTGGCGCAAGTGGAAGCCGAGTGCAAGAATCAAGATCTGAATCATCAGCTGAACAATACCATGAGCGAGCTGCAAACCAATCGCAATAGCTGGCAGCCCTGGCTCTCGAAGACCTTCAATTCGCTACAGGAAAAGGTCACCACACGGGCAGCTGGCTCACAACGCGGTGATCACACGGGCGCCACATTCCAATCCTATATGGGACAGCCGCCGGCGACGATGAGCGAGGCGAGTTCGCCCAGCGCCAATCAG GAGTACAAAACCTTTGCATTTGCTTCGGTTGGTGGCTCGCCGAAATTACCAACAAAATTCCAGGCCACCAAATTGCGCAACAGCATCGACAGTTTGCGCAACATTGTTGTGCCGCTGGAGCAGGTCACAGCGCGTCGAGAAACTTAG
- the LOC132792973 gene encoding rab GTPase-activating protein 1-like isoform X2, whose amino-acid sequence MDDNLSTKSSESSITTSGEYEIVTDSNVATPLEQVAPSTVAVADAVAADEKVTESLTALSLSPVGGAGGDRSPTLDMANNRNLSDMKHEMTDALRDLELERNGLAATAATTAAATIAVAHKTRHQQQPRSQPQQQQQQLQQKQQQQQQKSLTLPLAGRKTQTEATAGDNDMRFKCNLFSPKACDESEDASNSEHNRVGQSVFYDCIDASPACIEEKQDAMKPEKCDTTDEEEIDQGCTIFAGVTYLGAANINAPKSETDVYRIMSELNSGSKSVGLKITVSIPNCSDGLVVLHDAESNTIIATYEISSIILYYRGPVDTAENGCFAFTWLHGDALFQCHVFRCHIPEAVNQVSACFQKAFQTYAPSMSCSLTSAVDMVNSVTSDVSGNPLNTAGYEFIVSLEIREKVAKNSYAAVPRDRGCFKLRANTDKEVCITVKQTASNVLQPLYIERCFGVLVAPGKLVVQKDMHLIDMLNMGYVTTPSAGNEPDNVSACLNAYAIRAEWKAQEKAFEQLNLETSKTNLTVAVDIVMRGIQEPVRFVIETPVTIQSASDMRIMDHFMSKRPMTLRFYLHLKRTDELNWKVNSIDPSEEIIEQGSGQHGSSSLLKLGMNNLSRIVRSSSIASIEDDCPTDYSSDGDEPLLSGTGEVSKDCSQDTLDEWDPILREWDSEKRPKNLAPLVRLGVPEALREKIWQKLANVEGKVEMNDMYKILITKETKCETVIQRDIHRTFPAHKCFKESGGSGQDALFKVSKAYAVHDSEVGYCQGLSFIAASLLLHMPEEDAFCVLVSLMYDYGLRDLYKAGFEVLYLRLYQLERLIKDQLPKLHEHFTACGIETHMYASQWFLTLYTARFPLCFVFHVLDVFLLDGLPVLFQVAVTLLSICEADLRQLDFEGILKYFRVTLPKKCRSSSQARKVMKQACERKIKKLKQYEEEFLLKKQHKERLEKEAQIYESRFGEERRKLQSEIDSLTQQLTAANERAVEKEMKHTSIKQEYKQIIQRQEQDMNTLNETLGKVMHTVSKCAHCLQQIDVGNDNAKQQPTAAANRLSQPLGAANEAPLGPLDPLNAAAQRIRELELELAQAKLAQVEAECKNQDLNHQLNNTMSELQTNRNSWQPWLSKTFNSLQEKVTTRAAGSQRGDHTGATFQSYMGQPPATMSEASSPSANQEYKTFAFASVGGSPKLPTKFQATKLRNSIDSLRNIVVPLEQVTARRET is encoded by the exons ATGGATGATAATCTAAGCACCAAATCATCGGAGTCTTCGATAACAACCAGTGGGGAATATGAAATTGTCACCGACAGCAATGTGGCCACACCATTGGAGCAAGTGGCGCCCTCTACAGTCGCCGTCGCTGATGCAGTTGCTGCAGACGAAAAGGTAACCGAATCGCTAACTGCACTTTCCCTATCGCCAGTGGGAGGCGCCGGCGGTGATCGTTCACCTACCTTGGACATGGCAAACAATCGCAACCTGAGCGATATGAAGCACGAAATGACAGATGCACTACGAGACTTGGAGTTGGAGCGCAATGGcctggcagcaacagcagcgacaacggcagcagcaaccatcG CTGTCGCCCATAAGACGCGTCACCAACAGCAACCGAGAtcacaaccacagcagcaacaacaacaactacaacaaaaacaacagcagcagcaacagaaatcATTGACTTTGCCATTGGCTGGGAGAAAAACGCAAACGGAAGCAACCGCAGGCGACAACGACATGCgctttaaatgtaatttattctCACCGAAAGCTTGCGATGAATCCGAGGACGCGTCGAACTCGGAACACAATCGTGTGGGTCAGTCGGTGTTCTACGATTGCATCGATGCTAGTCCAGCTTGTATCGAGGAGAAACAAGACGCCATGAAGCCCGAGAAGTGCGACACTACCGATGAGGAAG AGATTGATCAGGGCTGCACCATCTTTGCTGGCGTCACCTATTTGGGTGCTGCAAATATCAATGCACCCAAATCGGAAACAGATGTCTATCGCATCATGAGCGAACTCAACAGCGGCTCCAAGTCGGTGGGACTCAAGATTACGGTCAGCATACCCAACTGCTCTGATGGTCTTGTAGT ccTGCACGATGCCGAAAGCAATACCATTATCGCTACCTATGAGATCTCGAGCATTATATTGTATTATCGCGGACCCGTCGATACCGCTGAGAATGGATGCTTCGCCTTCACATGGCTGCATGGAGATGCGCTGTTTCAGTGCCATGTATTCCGTTGCCACATTCCGGAAGCGGTGAATCAAGTGAGCG CCTGCTTCCAGAAGGCATTCCAGACATACGCGCCCAGCATGAGCTGCAGCCTCACTTCGGCTGTCGATATGGTCAACTCCGTGACGTCGGATGTCAGTGGAAATCCCCTGAATACCGCTGGCTATGAATTCATTGTCTCGCTGGAGATACGCGAAAAGGTAGCGAAGAATTCGTATGCAGCTGTACCGCGTGATCGTGGTTGCTTTAAGCTGCGTGCAAATACAGACAAAGAAGTGTGCATCACTGTCAAGCAGACAGCCTCAAATGTGCTCCAACCACTATATATTGAACGCTGCTTCGGCGTGCTCGTTGCACCGGGCAAGTTGGTGGTGCAGAAGGATATGCACCTCATTGATATGCTAAACATGGGCTATGTAACGACACCAAGCGCTGGCAACGAGCCGGATAATGTGAGTGCCTGCCTCAATGCATACGCCATACGCGCCGAATGGAAAGCACAGGAAAAGGCCTTTGAGCAGTTGAATCTGGAGACGTCCAAAACCAATCTGACGGTGGCCGTTGACATTGTTATGCGCGGCATTCAGGAGCCGGTGCGCTTTGTCATCGAGACACCTGTTACGATTCAATCAGCCAGCGATATGCGTATCATGGATCACTTTATGTCCAAGCGTCCCATGACATTGCGCTTCTACTTGCATCTTAAGCGCACCGATGAGCTCAACTGGAAGGTGAACAGCATTGATCCATCCGAGGAGATCATCGAACAGGGAAGCGGTCAACATGGAAGCTCATCGCTGCTGAAGTTGGGCATGAATAATTTATCGCGCATTGTGCGCAGCTCGTCCATAGCCTCCATTGAGGATGATTGCCCCACAGACTACAGCAGCGATGGCGACGAACCGCTGCTCAGCGGCACCGGTGAAGTATCCAAGGATTGCTCGCAGGATACGCTTGATGAATGGGATCCCATTTTACGCGAATGGGATAGCGAAAAGCGGCCCAAGAATCTGGCGCCATTGGTGCGCCTAGGTGTGCCTGAAGCATTGCGCGAAAAGATCTGGCAAAAGTTGGCCAATGTGGAGGGCAAAGTGGAAATGAATGACATGTACAAGATTCTCATCACCAAA GAAACCAAATGCGAGACAGTCATACAGCGGGATATTCATCGCACGTTTCCGGCGCACAAATGTTTCAAAGAGAGCGGCGGCTCTGGTCAGGATGCCCTGTTCAAGGTGTCCAAAGCGTATGCCGTCCATGACAGCGAGGTTGGCTATTGCCAGGGCCTCAGTTTTATAGCAGCTAGCTTGCTGTTGCAT ATGCCAGAGGAAGATGCCTTCTGCGTGCTGGTCTCGTTGATGTATGATTACGGACTACGCGATTTGTACAAGGCTGGCTTCGAAGTTCTCTATCTGCGCCTCTATCAACTGGAACGCCTCATCAAGGATCAGCTACCCAAGTTGCATGAACATTTCACGGCATGTGGCATTGAGACGCACATGTACGCCTCCCAGTGGTTCCTAACGCTCTACACGGCTCGTTTTCCGCTCTGCTTTGTATTCCACGTACTGGACGTATTCCTGCTCGACGGTTTGCCTGTACTATTCCAGGTGGCTGTGACATTGCTGTCCATTTGTGAAGCTGACTTGCGTCAACTGGATTTCGAAGGCATACTCAAGTATTTCAGGGTGACACTGCCCAAAAAGTGTCGCAGCTCAAGTCAAGCACGCAAAGTCATGAAGCAAGCGTGTGAGCGTAAAATTAAGAAACTCAAGCAGTACGAAGAAGAGTTTCTGCTCAAGAAACAGCACAAAGAGCGTCTGGAGAAGGAGGCCCAAATCTATGAGAGTCGCTTTGGCGAAGAGCGACGTAAATTGCAGTCCGAGATTGATTCACTCACACAACAACTGACGGCAGCCAATGAGCGTGCTGTGGAGAAAGAAATGAAGCACACAAGTATCAAACAGGAATATAAACAAATCATACAGCGACAGGAGCAGGACATGAACACGCTCAACGAGACTTTGGGCAAGGTGATG CATACGGTTTCGAAATGCGCGCATTGCTTGCAACAGATTGACGTGGGCAACGACAATGCTAAGCAGCAGCCGACAGCAGCTGCGAATCGTCTGTCGCAGCCACTAGGCGCTGCTAATGAGGCGCCACTTGGTCCCCTAGATCCACTCAATGCAGCAGCTCAACGCATACGCgaactggagctggagttggCGCAGGCCAAGCTGGCGCAAGTGGAAGCCGAGTGCAAGAATCAAGATCTGAATCATCAGCTGAACAATACCATGAGCGAGCTGCAAACCAATCGCAATAGCTGGCAGCCCTGGCTCTCGAAGACCTTCAATTCGCTACAGGAAAAGGTCACCACACGGGCAGCTGGCTCACAACGCGGTGATCACACGGGCGCCACATTCCAATCCTATATGGGACAGCCGCCGGCGACGATGAGCGAGGCGAGTTCGCCCAGCGCCAATCAG GAGTACAAAACCTTTGCATTTGCTTCGGTTGGTGGCTCGCCGAAATTACCAACAAAATTCCAGGCCACCAAATTGCGCAACAGCATCGACAGTTTGCGCAACATTGTTGTGCCGCTGGAGCAGGTCACAGCGCGTCGAGAAACTTAG